Proteins encoded within one genomic window of Bos indicus isolate NIAB-ARS_2022 breed Sahiwal x Tharparkar chromosome 23, NIAB-ARS_B.indTharparkar_mat_pri_1.0, whole genome shotgun sequence:
- the LOC139178892 gene encoding olfactory receptor 12D1-like, whose product MLNQTSVTEFLLLGVTDIQVLQPVLFVIFLAIYIVNMAGNGVIMMVVISDSRLHSPMYFFLGNLSCLDICYSTVTLPKMMENFLSIHKTISFLGCISQLHFFHFLGSTESMLLAMMAFDRFAAICKPLHYTLIMNHQVCSQMAVTIWIIGFFHALLHSVMTSRLNFCGSNYIYHFLCDVKPLLELACGNTDLNEWLLHSVTGAIAMGPFSLTLLSYFYIIIYLFFKTRSCSMLHKALSTCASHFMVVVLFYAPVVFTYIHPASGSSVDQERIIAIMYSVITPVLNPLIYTLRNKEVEGALRRVIRRRL is encoded by the coding sequence ATGCTGAATCAAACCTCAGTCACTGAATTTCTCCTCCTAGGAGTGACAGACATCCAGGTACTGCAACCTGTTCTCTTTGTGATTTTCCTTGCAATTTACATTGTCAATATGGCTGGGAATGGAGTCATCATGATGGTTGTCATCTCCGATTCAAGACTCCATTctcctatgtattttttcctgggaaatctgtcATGTCTAGATATCTGCTACTCCACAGTGACTCTGCCAAAGATGATGGAGAACTTCCTCTCtatccacaaaacaatttctttCTTGGGATGCATAAGCCAGCTTCATTTCTTCCACTTCCTGGGCAGCACAGAGTCCATGTTGTTGGCTATGATGGCCTTTGACCGCTTTGCGGCTATctgcaaaccacttcattatacTCTTATCATGAATCATCAGGTCTGTAGCCAGATGGCTGTCACTATCTGGATCATTGGTTTTTTCCATGCCCTGCTGCACTCAGTAATGACCTCTCGCTTAAACTTCTGTGGCTCCAACTATATCTATCACTTCTTGTGTGATGTTAAGCCATTGCTGGAATTGGCCTGTGGAAACACTGACCTCAATGAATGGCTACTTCATTCTGTGACAGGGGCCATTGCCATGGGTCCATTCTCTCTAACCCTTCTCTCCTATTTCTATATTATTATCTATCTTTTCTTCAAGACCCGTTCTTGCAGCATGCTCCATAAAGCACTGTCCACATGTGCCTCCCACTTCATGGTAGTTGTTCTTTTCTATGCCCCTGTTGTTTTCACTTATATTCATCCTGCCTCAGGTAGCTCTGTGGACCAGGAACGGATCATTGCCATTATGTACAGTGTGATCACTCCTGTACTAAATCCACTGATCTATACTTTGAGGAACAAGGAAGTAGAAGGGGCTTTGAGGAGGGTGATCAGAAGGAGACTCTGA